The following is a genomic window from Methyloceanibacter stevinii.
AAGGCCGAACAGGCTCAAGGCGCCAAGCGCGATGACACAAGCGGTACGCATTTCATCAGCTTCCTCCCCCACGCCCCAGAGTGCTGACGAACCGAACTCTATGGTTAACGCCCCCAACGGCGTTCCCCGATCCGGAAAGTGTGTATTTTCAAGCGGTTCGTGGCGATTTGAAGGCCCGCGCGTTAACCATAACAAAAGGTTACCGCTCTTCCGGGCCTGAAGTCCGGCCGCCCTCACCGCTGGCTCAGCAGAAGGACGGCCGGGGCCTCGCACTTCACGCCGCTAGGGAGCAATCTCGTTCGCGCGAGGACATCCCAAAAGCCTGCGCGTGATCAGGCTCTTTAGATGATCCTGTTGCGACCAGCATGCGTCTTCTCGTAGAATTAATCCAATTGATAGGATCGATGATGGATATCGATCACACTAATCTTAGCCGATTGGACCTCAATCTTCTCGTCGCATTCGACGCGCTCCTGTCCGAACGGAGCGTGACGCGGGCGGCGAGCCGGATCGGTCTCGGGCAATCGGCCATGAGTCACAATCTCGCCCGGCTCCGCCGCCTCTTCGACGATGAACTCCTGACCCGCAGCTCGGACGGCATGCGGCCGACCCCGCGGGCGCTGGCGCTCGCCGAGCCGGTCCGCAATGCACTTCGGACGGTCCAGTCGGCCGTCTTGGAGAGCGGCACGTTCAATCCGGCCACGGCCGAGCGCGTGTTCCGGATCGGTATCGCGGACTCGATCGAAGTCGCGATCATGCCGGCCGTCATCGAGCGGATCCTGTCGCTCGCCCCGGGCGTTTCCATACGACTGCGGCCCGCGAACCGCATCGACGTCGTCGAAGAGCTCGACACCGGCCAGCTGGACCTCGGCATCGGGGTGTTCGAACAGGGGCATGTCCATCACTTTCGCCGGCAGCTCTACACCGACAACTTTCTGTGCCTGTTCAGCCCGGAGCAGCTCGGCGTGTCGGCACCGTTGTCGCTGGAGGACTACTTACGCTTTCCGCACATCCTGACCAGTCTTGCGGACGATACGCGCGGTGTCGTCGATGAGGCGCTCGCCAAGCAGAAGCTCCGGCGTCGAGTCGTCATGACGACGCCCGGCTTCCTCGCGGTTCCGTTCGTGGTGCGCCGCGCGCCGGTCTTGATCACCATGCCATCACGGCTCGCGCACTACTTCGCCGACGCCTTTTCACTTGCGACGAGCCCTGTCC
Proteins encoded in this region:
- a CDS encoding LysR family transcriptional regulator — translated: MMDIDHTNLSRLDLNLLVAFDALLSERSVTRAASRIGLGQSAMSHNLARLRRLFDDELLTRSSDGMRPTPRALALAEPVRNALRTVQSAVLESGTFNPATAERVFRIGIADSIEVAIMPAVIERILSLAPGVSIRLRPANRIDVVEELDTGQLDLGIGVFEQGHVHHFRRQLYTDNFLCLFSPEQLGVSAPLSLEDYLRFPHILTSLADDTRGVVDEALAKQKLRRRVVMTTPGFLAVPFVVRRAPVLITMPSRLAHYFADAFSLATSPVPIDLPRFTISLLWHGSFNRDLSHTWLRQTIASLVSEDSLEL